The bacterium genomic interval TCGGATCAGGTTGTTTCTGGTGCACGGAAGCTGTATTTCAGCGCGTGAAAGGAGTAGGAAAAGTGGTTTCCGGCTATGCAGGCGGAAGCGTTCACAACCCGACGTACCGTCAAGTGTGCGGCGGCAATACGGGACACGCGGAAGCCGTGCAGATCGAATACGATCCTTCTCAAACGAATTACGAACAGTTGCTCGAAATCTTCTGGAAAACGCACGACCCCACTACGCCGGATCAGCAGGGAAATGATTACGGACCGCAATATCGATCCGTCATTTTTTATCACAATGACGAGCAAAAGCGTCTGGCGGAAGAGTATAAGCAAAAGCTAAATGATGCGAAAATCTGGAAAGATCCGATCATAACCGAGATCAGTCCTTTTACAAATTTCTATCCCGCCGAGAATTATCATCAGGATTACTACAATCAAAACAGGAATCAGCCTTACTGCACTTTTGTAATCCGCCCGAAAATCGAAAAGCTGGAAAAAGTCTTCCGCGATCAACTCGCTAAAACCTAACGCAAAGCCGCCAAGGCATAAAGCGGCAAAGCCGCAACATTTCAGATTTCAGTATCGAGATTGCAGATTGAAATTGGAGAATTGTAGATTTGACGAGCGTTCTGTGCCGTTTGTAACGCCGGCTTCCAGCCGGGCCAAGGTCCGCAAAACGTTCAAGTTTTTGCCGGCCGGAGGCCGGGGTTACAAACTGTTCGACAACTTCGTCCAAAATGCAAAACTCCAGAAGTCAATAAGCCATCCCTTTTTTCAATCTACAATCGCCCATTTCAATCTGAAATCTAGCTAGGATCTGCAATCTGAAATTCTTGCTGAAATGACAAAAAATTTAGCTATAGTAATGCAAAGTCCTTGACAATTCGATCGTTCTCGATATATCGTTACATATCGAAGGAAGGTGGAATTGTGGTACGTTTTGGCGGTTTTTACACAGGTTTTGGAGGTTTTGGACCTTTCTTTCGTTCCTCTGGTTTCGAGCGGGGTGAGATCAAGTTCGTAATCCTTTATCTTCTCGCGGATAAACCACGGCACGGCTACGAGATCATCAAAGAAATGGAATCGCGATTCTGCGGATTCTACAGTCCATCTCCCGGAACCATTTACCCCACACTGCAAATGCTTGAGGATTTAGGCTTGGTGCGCTCCAGAGAGGAAGATGGAAAGCGCATCTATGAAATTACCGAGAAAGGGAAGCAGGAACTTCAGGAACGGAAAGAAAAGCTGGAAAACATCTGGGAGAAGATGGAGAACTGGAGAAATTTCCGCATGGAAGACCTCAACGATCTCTTCGAAGATCTGGCTCAATTAAAGAAACATGTGCGGATGAAAATGCACGGTCATGGTTTGAACGCGGAAAAGTTGAAACGGATCCGGAAAATCATTCAACGCGCGAAAGACGAGATCCTGGAAGTTTTGAAAGCTTAGGTCTTCACTCTTCCGGTGGCAATGCTTGCTCCTCGGGAGTGACCTGCAGCGACTCAGCATTGACGGTGAGTTTGTAGATACGAATTGCCTTCTCTTCGAGTTGAGAAGTGCATTCCGGTTTCGCGGGGTCGCAATAAACCGAGGCTTCCATCACAAAAGTATCCGGACTTGTCCAGGTGGCGGTTGTTGTGTCGATCTCCGTTCTCTCGCCCGCTTTATGGAGATTCACCGACACTTTCTTTGGCTGAAAAGTGGAAAGTGAAATGGAATAAAGCGAACTTCCCGCATCCGAATAAGTTGTCAGTAAAAGATAAGCCCCTTCCGGAGACCAGGAATTCCAGACCATCGGTGTTCCTTCAAGGTGCATGACATTTGCAGCGCGCTTTTCATATTGCAATATCGCACACTGAGAATCCTCATCACCGAAAGCAAACAGCACCGCGTACTTTCCGCCCGGAGACGAAGGGGAGATCGCGATCTTGTCCCCGGTTTGTTGCAAAGAAAAACCCGAGACCTCCTGGCCATCCAGGTGAAACTTGCCTTTTGACGTCACCTGAAACCGGTTCACTTTTTCATCGCGGTTGATGTAGGTCCAATCCTCCTGAGCCATTGCAACGGAGGAAAAAAGAAGAAGCGCCGTGACCAATGCGGATTTCATGAAAATGATTATACCCTCCCCAGATAACGATCCAGCCAATCCAGCATGATCTTTTTCACTTCACTCCGGGGGTTCGAATGTCCTCCTTCAAACACCATGTGAACTTTTTCATTTTCAGGAGTCCCCAGCAGTTGAAAAAAAGGTTTCTGTGAAGTGTCAACGGGAAAGACGTGATCGTAGCGGCCGTTGATCATCAAAACCGGAACATCTACACGAGTAATAAAATTGATTTCATCCGTCTCAGGAGCACGCGGGCTCATCGGCAATCCTCCGTGCGCGAGAATCAGAGTCCGTATCCGTGGCTCGACAGCTCCCACAATCGCTCCAACACGAGCCCCCCAACTGTAGCCAAAGTAAGCAATTTTCTGTGAATTCATATCGGCTCGAGTCTCCAGATAGTCGATTGTCCTGCTGACATCTTTGATGTACTTGATTCGCCATTCTCTGAGTTCTTCCGTGCTCCTGCTGTCCGCATCCGGACGTCCGCCGCGTTCCAGTGTTCCCGCATAAACCGGATGCACGACAGCTCGTCCACTGCGAACTAAAAAATCCAGATGTTCTCCCATTTGTCCAAGTCTT includes:
- the msrA gene encoding peptide-methionine (S)-S-oxide reductase MsrA, which codes for MELATFGSGCFWCTEAVFQRVKGVGKVVSGYAGGSVHNPTYRQVCGGNTGHAEAVQIEYDPSQTNYEQLLEIFWKTHDPTTPDQQGNDYGPQYRSVIFYHNDEQKRLAEEYKQKLNDAKIWKDPIITEISPFTNFYPAENYHQDYYNQNRNQPYCTFVIRPKIEKLEKVFRDQLAKT
- a CDS encoding PadR family transcriptional regulator — its product is MVRFGGFYTGFGGFGPFFRSSGFERGEIKFVILYLLADKPRHGYEIIKEMESRFCGFYSPSPGTIYPTLQMLEDLGLVRSREEDGKRIYEITEKGKQELQERKEKLENIWEKMENWRNFRMEDLNDLFEDLAQLKKHVRMKMHGHGLNAEKLKRIRKIIQRAKDEILEVLKA